The Aspergillus flavus chromosome 6, complete sequence nucleotide sequence GTTGGTGGTTTGCACGCTCCTGCCGGACGAATCATGGGCCATGCAGGCGCATGGACTGCTGTTGGAGAACCGGGTGCACACGCAAAGTATCAAGCTCTCGAGCGCGCCGGGGCAGTCATGGTTAACCACCCAGAGAAATTCGGAGAAGGAATGAAGACCCTACTGAATAGTCGACCACGGGTGCAGAACACAACGGTAATCTCACAATATATCCTGTGCAAACCAAGACACTAACAATATCCCAGTCTACCAACACCCCGAACCAGAAAAGGGGCCTACACACAATGAGACGTGTAACTCTACAAAAGAACCAACGCCCACCTGTATTGAAGCAGAGCCGGtccctcttcatcaagcaaTTCCAGGCCCTGGACATGTTGAAGGAAAAGTCCATTCCAATCAACGAAACAGAACCCTCAGAATCCGACATTTTCCTAAATCTCACAGTCGATAGAACAGCATTATCACCCTGCGTTATAGCTTCAACATCTGCTGATTTCGCACCGTCGCACACTAGCaaatttcctttcccttaCTTTAACACAGACTTCAGCAGCAGCGATTCACCAATCATCAAATCCATCGCATCTCACCTTCATCTCCCCGAAACCACACACGAGACACTAGCAGAACTAGTCCAAGCACTTTGGCAAATattcaaagaaaaagaagcctATCTATTAGAAGTCCGGGTAAACCCATCTACAGAAGGACTCGAAGTCCGAGGCGCACGTTTCGGCTTCGATGACGCCGCATTCCGAAGCTCAGGACGCCAGAAGGAAGTCCACAGCCTGCGGAACCCGGCAGAAGAAGTGCACGAAGAAGTCGAAGCAGAGAAAGACGGCATAGTCTACGTGAAGTATGATCCTAGTACCATCATTTCCACATCCAGAATATAGCACTAACTAACACACCATAGACTACAGGGAGAAGGTAGCATCGGAACTCTAGGTACGTCATTCTACAAATCCAACTAAAAATCCCTAAACTAACACAATCAGTAAACGGCGCCGGACTCGCAATGAACACAGTAGATGCACTCACTATCCACGGCGGCCACTGTGCCAATTTCCTGGATACAGGCGGCAAGGCAACGTCTGAGACGGTTAAGTCGTCGTTCCGGATTATCACTTCAGACCCCCGGGTCAAGGCTATCTTTGTCAATATCTTTGGGGGCCTCACGCGGTGTGATATGATTGCTGAGGGCATTATTATGGCCTTTAGGGATCTGGATATGAGTGTTCCGGTGGTGGTGCGGTTGAGGGGGACgaatgaggaagagggaCAGAAAATGGTGAGTGAATGTCGTGACAGTTGAGTGTGAGTGGTACTAACCGTAGAAGATCGCTGAGAGTGGACTTCCGCTCCATGCGTTTGATAGTTTTGAAGGGgctgcgaagaaggtgaTTAGCTTAGCGGGGGGAAAGCCGTCGAATTAGTGCTGAGCTGTTGGAGCATAAAGCTTTGTACATGCGAGAGCTAGGATAGGGATAGAATATAGTGAGTTAGATACGGAAGCTTGGAGAATACACGTTCTGTAGTTATCATTTCATCTTGAACACAAGGATATACAAAAGAACAAGGTAGACATAGAGTATTGATGTCCTAGTTGGTACGGAaattgagaaggaaagatATGACAAAGCAAATAAATGACATAGTTCCTTATATACGTTAGATACAATTTGGTGACCAACACCTTCAGACCGTTTTCCTTTCATCCGCACTGAGCCCAATGACCATGACAGAAGACGACTTGCTAGCTATGGCAACACGGCTTCCAAAAGAACATGTACGAAACCTGTATTCTACAGGTAGATGTATAAGTTTCTTACCTCCCTCCATGATCCAGTTATTATGCACGTATACACCTTCTCCTACCATCTTATCATGGCACAAGTCGGGGTTGGCACCGAGGATCGAAGCAACTTGGAACTGACCTTCATTGGTGCGAAGGTACGTTCCGTCTTCAGAGAAGACCATAGACTCAACACATCCATCGATTGAACGTTGTCCGAGACATGTACCAGTAGAAGTATCCCACAATTTTATAGAATGTTCGGCTGATGCAATCATGCTCTCACTTGGAGAGAATGCAATGACTGGACCTCTATCTCCATGGTCCATGGAGTGAATCAGGTTTCCTGTCTGTGTGTGCCGAAGCtggaatgatgaagatcCATAGTAAGTCGACGCTATGAAACTTCCAAGGGGCGAAATCTCATTGTCCTTAGTATCGCCTTCTTCTGTGAGTGCGAGGAGAGGCTCGGTCGAAGTCAGGTTCCAGAGCTCAATATGACTCGTGTCTTTCCGCTCATCAAAACATCCTGTTGCCACCAGCTGACCATCATGTGATAATGCCATATTTTGGAGTTTCGAAGTGTCCTTTCCAAGTTCCAGCCTTTTTAGAACCTTCCACGTGGGTATATTCCAGATAACACATTGCCCATTATACGTTCGGCATATCATGGTTTGGCTGTCAGTTGAGAATCTTATCTTCTGAAATTCCGGATCGTCCACCCCTCGCAGACATTTCATATGCGTTCCTGATTGCGCTTCCCAGAATCTGATTGTGCCATCCTTGGCGGCCGATGCAACAACAGTACCATTCGGAGCAAAGCTTAGACCAGTAATGGTATCCTCATGTATATCACCGAGCGCCTCCGAAACCTTTGATGATCCATTCCAAATCGTAATCTCTTCTGTCCAGCATGCAGAAGCTGCTATTATCTCGCCATCTGGGGAAAAGGCAAGTGCATCCATCATCCTACCAgagaatctatatatttccgTCAAGACTCCCGGTATAAATGTCCAGATGTCTTCCGGTCCATCGGCTACCAAAGAAGCCGCGAGTTCGCCGAATCGTGGGAATGATACCTTTCCGCAGTATAGGCTGTAATCCACTGAGTCGCTTATATGGTGTATATTGCTTTTGAATTCATTTGTAGTCCAGTCCCATACGTTGATTTGACCGTTTGTTGAAAGAGAGACAATGTTTTTGCTGTCTGGTGAGAAACCCGCGACCAACGATTTGTACCCAATATTAGTATAAGATCGCAAGATATTCTCCGTACAATCCCAAAGTTCAACTGTGCCATCATTGGATGCAATCAGCAAATTTCCCTCAGGGGAAAATTCAATCGTATGGACCCCCCGTCGCTCATGTGTGTGTAAAACCGCCCTCTGTGAAACATCCCAAACGATAACAGCAAGATTATTCCAAGATGCTATAAATCTGCAATCCGGGGAGATGGAAACTATTTCACTCCTTTCATCAGGTATTTCTAGTAGCAGTCTCTCCGATACTAAGTCCCAAGCCTTGATCTCCCCATGAGATTTAGCTGCGAGCTTTTCACCATTTGACGAAAATACCACGAAAGTCACCGCACTTGAAGCAGATTCGAGAAATGTTGATCTCCCAGTGTGTGTATTCCAAAGCCGGACGGACCCGGCCTCTGATACGGTTGCCAACTGCTTGCTGTCTGGTGAAAAGGCAGCATCTCGAATGTTACCTTGATCTTCAAATGATTTTACACAAACCCAAGTTGACGTATCCCATAACCGACACACATGTGAGTACATATACGAAGACACTACCGCCATTAATCTGCTGTCAGGTGAGAATTTTAACTGTGTAATAGGGTCGCGGCTAGGCTTTGGGATGGTATGCAGTAATGGGCTCCAATATTGATGAGCACTTGGCTTCTCAGATATCCAAGCAggaatctcttcttcaaactcaCGTCGAATGATACTTTCCTGAGGTGCAAAGAGCAAAGCAGATGCGTAAATTTGCAGAGGGGCTTTCTCATACACTGATCTGAAGCTGACAGCGAACCGTCGTGCATCATGAACAAGTCTCCGCAGTTTCGCGTTGGTCTCAAGCTACATCCATTAGTATAAATCCAGCACTGAGGTTATGGCGTATTTACCTGAAGAGTGGTtaagttatttaatatcaTGATCGCGATTGGGATCCTTCCCATAACAGCCATAGCTTCAAGCCAATGGACAAAGTGTGTTCTTAGGAAGTCATAGAGCACTGTGTCATCAGACGCCACAATATCGCTCCGTTGAAGATGGTCCACCCAGTGACTACAGGCATACTGCACCTGCTCGGGAAGGAATTCATGCACGACTGAAGGTTTCATATCTGCTATGTGAGTATCTGGGTCCTCAAGGCAGCATATATTACGCCGTAGGATATTAGACATGATCTTTAGGCAGTATTGGTAAAGGTTGCGATGCGCTTGTTTCTCATCGATCCAAAAACGATTATCATTGCATCGCTGAGAGGCTAGAAGAAAATCCCTGAATGATAGATGTAACAATTGAATGGGACCGTGATCACCTTGGGGCATTTCCAGGACCGAATAAAGGTGCTCCATAAGCCATCTTGTGTCACTAAGCTCGACTTCAACGAGCCTGCTTAGGGCTCTGATGGAAAGCGGTCTGGACAGAACAATAATGGAGCCAACTACCTGTTTAAACAAGTCGGACATCGCCTGGTCGTTGTCTACTTCTCCGGTAAGCACGACCTGGAGGATTCTAGTGTACATCCCATCCAGGCCCACATCACCGTCAAAGATCTTCCCTAGGCGATCTTCGATTGTCTTTCTGTTGGCCATTGCCAGAAATCGGCATACTGTGGCTGCATAAATGAACAGTCCATCTGCTTTCTCAGCCAGTTTATCGACCCTCTCCTTTCCAGGCCAGTCCCGCGGGAGAtcattccttcttcgaaCCTCCGACAATTTATATTCAATTAGACGGGTAATGTCATCTGCTTTCACTCCATCGCCATCTAGTCGTCGAATTTTATACACAGTTTCATCCCGAATTCCTTCTGGTATCTCATTGAATCTATAGCGCATATGTATTCCAGGACGACTAGTAATGAGTACCCGAACTCGCACGGTCGTTAACTCCCGAACTTGACTGAGTAGAGCCAGGATATCGCTGATGTCATCCTGATCCTCTCTAGTTCCAGCTTGACACTCGTCCAGTGCATCAAGAACGAAAAGGATTGTCACAGGGAGCGTTGTCTTCAGCATCTTCAGagggttgaagatcaaatGTTTCCACTGGCCATCTAGGGATCCTGCATGGGTAGCATGATGGCTACGAATACCATCACATAAAGATTGCTGGATCTCTGGTAGGACATCCACTAGGTTTCTAGCCAAGGTAGGAAAGAGTTTCCTAGGGTCCCTGCAGTCCTCATCCCTATGgtcgaagaaaaagctaCCACCAAGACACGCATCATTGGGTAGTGTTTCCTGACCTAATAAAGATGTCCCATTGTAAAATGCAGAAGCCACGGTTCGGGCAATTGTAGACTTGCCAGTACCGGCCATACCCTGGAGCCACAGAATAGGCTCCCCCTGGGCATCGTTACTCCAATCTTGAATTAGTTGAAGTAAAGGCACCTGAGTACCGACAAGACATGTTTCCCTAGCTTGTTCATAAGAACCAAAGGCAGCGCGCGTAACCGGATGGAGGATATCCAGTTGATCTTGAGCTGCTTGAGTCTGGATTAACCATTAATTAAGTTATGACGTGTAGACAGTAAAACCCCGAAAACCATGTATCTTACGTTGATAGTGTCAAGAACAATGTTCAATTGCCTTTCGACCTCACGTTTCATTGAGGTGATTTCGGCATGAATCTCCTGGACTGTCTTCTTTGACCAATCCCCTAATATATCTTCGATCGATTTGTCAGTGCGCTTGATTTCCGTGAGCATTTCCTTCCAGTCATCAGCGGTCGCGATATCTCTCATGTATTGGAAAAGTCCAGAGCGAGAGAGTTGCTTCGTCAGTCGGATTTGGTACTCTAATACCTGAGagtataaatttatagttcTTTCCCTGAGCCGAAGGCCAAATTTGGATATATCCTCTGGAGTACTATATGATGACCTTAGAATATGACTTTATTACCAGATAGATCCTGTCATTCAACAGTGAACGGTAGAGCGAACCATGTATGTACCTTTTACCCAGGACATCCATAAAAATTTCAACATGTGAGTTCTGGATTATATGATATCTGATCAAAAGATCTGAGATGAACTGGAGTCCTGCCACAGCATCTTCACGCTGTGTAAAGGGCTTCAAAAACAGCTTAAAGATGATTTTAGTGTTATGCCTTGAGATACAAAGTAAAAAGGAATCGCTTACTGGGAGCACCATCACGACTCCAGCCCATGCAAGTGCAGCATGGGGCTCAGCGCTAATTGCTGCTGTAACGAAGTCTTTCGCATAGAGAATGCCATGAACAGTACGACGAACATAATCCCCGATGACACCTTGCCTACTTCTTTTCGGAATATCGAACCGACCCTGTTCCATATCCTGGAGTCTACAGAAAACCAGGTCTTGGATTCTCTTTTGTCGGTCCGTTTTCTCCTGCGTAGTCGAAGATCGTCCACCCATATGATCGGTCTTAGGAGCCAGTAAAACCGTCTCATATGATTCGACTAAACTGGCATTATCGCTGTGGAGCTTCTTATATGCCTCACTCCACAGATCCTTCATCACCTTTTCTCCCAGCCTCGCAATGTTCGCTTCGGCTTgccctccttcctcttctttgattGGGGTCCCTTGCGCAGACATAATTGATTCTGCCGAACCACTTACTTTTCCTTCGCTGGTATCAGGTTCATCCTTATACTCTGTTTGACTCAAGTACGGCTGAGTGTTTGCTCCTTCTTGATCGAGTTTTGTGGGTTTTGTTTCTGCATCTTTGTTTTTATTGCGATTTGAGATTCTCAACCATGATATCGAGCGACGACGCCTTGAATGGCTGGTTTGTAAATGGTCGTCTGGTGTCTCCGAACGTGTGTCATGTCCATGAGAGGCAATAAGCCCTGTAGGGTCTGTGTCTGTGTCCGCTTTCTCGCGGGAATGGCGGAAGCTCAGCAGCGGCCAGAGGCGATGGTTCTTTGACATAATGGCATTAagctagatatatataagcCTGAATCTAACAAAAGAAGCAGCTCATGGTGTACCATGAGCAAAGATTGATGCACCGAAGCTTTCTTAGCCTCGCAATGTGTGGACTGATAATATAGAAGCCAGTTAGAAGAGCCGGTGCTTCTCGCAAAAGGAAGGGATAGACATCCTTAAAAGGCCCCAAGCATCCATGAGGGGTTTCACCGTTTGCTTGACGTGTCAGCTAAGCCTAGCTCCCCGTGCGTAGTATAGTACCCCACATTTCCCCCTTGTCTGTCCTCTCAGCTGCGTTGGTGAAATCACACTGCAGGCTCCCCTGTCACATTCTATAATGGGCACATATTTTcacagaaggagagaaatTCGATCCTGCATGACGgataaaacaaaaacatcatGAGGGCTGAGACTTAATATGAATTAAGTTTGTACAGTATACCTTGGTTCTTAGCTGCAATTCCGAAATGAAACAAAAGGCTAGGGTTGCATTTCCGTATGCGCTAGTGGAGCTGGGCATGTATCTAGCCGATGCGCCATCGGATAAATATGAACGACTGCTTGTCGTTTCGTTCAAAAAGAAGCCCCCCAGTAGCGGAATATCAGCTAACGTAAATACCTGGATGCCTACTCTCAATTTCTTCTTTCGAAGGATCCAATAACGTATCATGTTAACTCGATCACCCAAACCGTGGGAAAGTTGCCCTGTGCCTAATGAGTATACAAGTCAAAAAAGATTACCAAAAGGAGTTGCTTGAGATTAGCATATTGGCTCGGGTTGACCTGATTACTAGCATTGAAAGCTTGAGAATTGACTGTTACACTTGTTTCAGTGGTTCCCTGTTAGGCAACAGCGTTTGATATAACTTTCGTTTTAATCCAGTTGCTGTTGTGTCTTTCCGCAGACTGCAACCTGCCTTGTTGGGTTTTCTGTCAAATACTCTGGTAGTCTAAAACAACCAATAGTCGGTGTTGACGATTCTAGTACGTCAAGGCCCCCAACGGTCTTCTCTCGCTCTTTTCTTCAGGCTTCATTATATCTTCATTGAAGCCTTGAGTAAACCGTTTTCTGCTCTTGCTTGTATCTTTTCGACAGCCGCGCGAGAGACCATCTAATGATTTCTAGATTGGGCTTCTTGTGCTCGAGCTTTATCTCTGATCAATGGATTAGCAAAATCGCTGAGGTCATCCATGTAGCTCAATGCCTTGATCCGCACAAGAGTCCTAGGGATATAATGTAGTCATCGGCCATCAATAGTTTATCGGTTGGCAAAAGAACCCATCAACCCAAGACCTTGAGTCTCTGTCGATGACAGAGGACTGTGTATTGACACTTTGAGGGTTTCTTAAGTATTGATGACTGAAATCTCCTCAGTTACTGGGAAGATATGGCAGGTATCGCAGAGACAGTATACTGAACTCCCAAAGTCTGACCAAGACTCTCCATCCTTTTCTGTCGCTTATCCTGTTAGAGCTCCGATAGAAACCCCCACTTAAAGATGATAAATTTGAGTTGATCCTTTTTCAGAATCTACCTGGCAGTGAGTGGAATACCCGGGCTGATGTAGAGCCTGGGCTATTGAGTGACCATCTTCAAAGTATAAGTTCATATGATCGACGCTGGCTGCCTTCTACTGGCTTCAGGATTTAATCCACTGCACGAGCAATTAGTGCGATGAATGGATAGCGTGTCGATGCCGTGTTATATCCTCGTGTTAGCAGGTGGGGGAGTATCTAggatatagatagatagggaaagagcaagaaaaggtTATCATGATGCAGGGCCCATGTGACTTGCTTATACGACGTTaagcagaaaaagaaaaacggcGGGAGAgaataacaaagaaaataagagaaacaaagagagaaaaatcgaaacaataaaaaaatagGTGTGACAATTGTTCAAGCCAAGAATGTATATCCAAACACCTGGATGATCATGATTTCAATTATTTACTCAAATAGATTATGATTATGCAGCAGCATACGCACACCGAAGGAATGGACCCCCGCGATCGGCGCCCCGCTGTTTCAGTCTTCGGCATTGACAGCCAcgtcctttccttttcacccCTCCTGATTCCTCATCACAATacttaaaaaatttatatcttcaatttcctcaattgctttctttcccgAAATCACTATCCTCATTCATTCCACCATCAGCTCTCTCCAACAATGTCCACGTAAGTCTATACatccttcccctcccccaccaTGCAGATACCCCTCCATCCCGCAGCCACTAACATAatcaccaaaagaaacatcACCTTCCATGCCAGCGCCCTGACGCGCAGCGAACGCAGCGAACTCCGCAACCAACGCGGTCTCACAATCTGGCTCACCGGTCTCTCCGCCTCGGGCAAGTCTACCATTGCCGTTGAGCTCGAGCACCAGCTCCTCCGAGACCGGGGTGTCCACGCCTACCGTCTCGACGGTGACAACATCCGCTTCGGACTCAACAAGGACCTCGGTTTTAGCGAAAAGGACCGCAACGAGAACATCCGTCGGATTGCAGAGGTTGCCAAGCTCTTCGCCGACAGCGCCTCTATCGCCATCACCTCGTTCATCTCGCCCTACCGTGCAGACCGTGACACCGCGCGCAAACTGCACGAAGTCCCCACCCCGGGTGAAGAGACCGGTTTGCCCTTCGTTGAGGTCTTCATCGATGTCCCCATTGAGGTTGCCGAGCAGCGTGACCCCAAGGGTCTTTATAAGTTGGCCAGGGCGGGTAAGATTTCGGAGTTCACCGGCATCAGTGCGCCTTACGAGGAACCTGAAAAGCCTGAGGTGCATATCCATAACCATGATTTGCCAGTCCAGGATGCTGTGAAGCAGATTGTGGATTATTTGGATGCTCAGGGCTACTTGCCCCCTAAGAAGGAGTAGGTCTTCTTTTGTGTCTCGTTCTTCGTTGTACTTGGGTTTGTTTTTGCGGATAT carries:
- a CDS encoding alpha subunit of succinyl-CoA synthetase, with the translated sequence MTNLRSLPARARGVPFSRLSARQTNGFSTSSRSYSYADTLPNLKIGAHTRVLFQGFTGEISLFEKATANVKESLAWGTKIVGGVKPGVEGEHLGLPVFPSVKAAQEKAKPDASAIYVPGNQTAKAIEEAIEAEIPLVVAVAEHVPIHDVLRIHSMLQTQSKTRLVGANCPGIISAIGKCRIGFQPLPCFSPGKIGIVAKSGTLSYETVASTSRAGLGQSLCISMGGDVLAGTNFVDALKIFENDPDTEGIILVGEIGGTAEIDAAEWIKDYNRRTANPKPIMGLVGGLHAPAGRIMGHAGAWTAVGEPGAHAKYQALERAGAVMVNHPEKFGEGMKTLLNSRPRVQNTTSTNTPNQKRGLHTMRRVTLQKNQRPPVLKQSRSLFIKQFQALDMLKEKSIPINETEPSESDIFLNLTVDRTALSPCVIASTSADFAPSHTSKFPFPYFNTDFSSSDSPIIKSIASHLHLPETTHETLAELVQALWQIFKEKEAYLLEVRVNPSTEGLEVRGARFGFDDAAFRSSGRQKEVHSLRNPAEEVHEEVEAEKDGIVYVKLQGEGSIGTLVNGAGLAMNTVDALTIHGGHCANFLDTGGKATSETVKSSFRIITSDPRVKAIFVNIFGGLTRCDMIAEGIIMAFRDLDMSVPVVVRLRGTNEEEGQKMIAESGLPLHAFDSFEGAAKKVISLAGGKPSN
- a CDS encoding WD40 repeat protein, which translates into the protein MSKNHRLWPLLSFRHSREKADTDTDPTGLIASHGHDTRSETPDDHLQTSHSRRRRSISWLRISNRNKNKDAETKPTKLDQEGANTQPYLSQTEYKDEPDTSEGKVSGSAESIMSAQGTPIKEEEGGQAEANIARLGEKVMKDLWSEAYKKLHSDNASLVESYETVLLAPKTDHMGGRSSTTQEKTDRQKRIQDLVFCRLQDMEQGRFDIPKRSRQGVIGDYVRRTVHGILYAKDFVTAAISAEPHAALAWAGVVMVLPLFLKPFTQREDAVAGLQFISDLLIRYHIIQNSHVEIFMDVLGKSTPEDISKFGLRLRERTINLYSQVLEYQIRLTKQLSRSGLFQYMRDIATADDWKEMLTEIKRTDKSIEDILGDWSKKTVQEIHAEITSMKREVERQLNIVLDTINTQAAQDQLDILHPVTRAAFGSYEQARETCLVGTQVPLLQLIQDWSNDAQGEPILWLQGMAGTGKSTIARTVASAFYNGTSLLGQETLPNDACLGGSFFFDHRDEDCRDPRKLFPTLARNLVDVLPEIQQSLCDGIRSHHATHAGSLDGQWKHLIFNPLKMLKTTLPVTILFVLDALDECQAGTREDQDDISDILALLSQVRELTTVRVRVLITSRPGIHMRYRFNEIPEGIRDETVYKIRRLDGDGVKADDITRLIEYKLSEVRRRNDLPRDWPGKERVDKLAEKADGLFIYAATVCRFLAMANRKTIEDRLGKIFDGDVGLDGMYTRILQVVLTGEVDNDQAMSDLFKQVVGSIIVLSRPLSIRALSRLVEVELSDTRWLMEHLYSVLEMPQGDHGPIQLLHLSFRDFLLASQRCNDNRFWIDEKQAHRNLYQYCLKIMSNILRRNICCLEDPDTHIADMKPSVVHEFLPEQVQYACSHWVDHLQRSDIVASDDTVLYDFLRTHFVHWLEAMAVMGRIPIAIMILNNLTTLQLETNAKLRRLVHDARRFAVSFRSVYEKAPLQIYASALLFAPQESIIRREFEEEIPAWISEKPSAHQYWSPLLHTIPKPSRDPITQLKFSPDSRLMAVVSSYMYSHVCRLWDTSTWVCVKSFEDQGNIRDAAFSPDSKQLATVSEAGSVRLWNTHTGRSTFLESASSAVTFVVFSSNGEKLAAKSHGEIKAWDLVSERLLLEIPDERSEIVSISPDCRFIASWNNLAVIVWDVSQRAVLHTHERRGVHTIEFSPEGNLLIASNDGTVELWDCTENILRSYTNIGYKSLVAGFSPDSKNIVSLSTNGQINVWDWTTNEFKSNIHHISDSVDYSLYCGKVSFPRFGELAASLVADGPEDIWTFIPGVLTEIYRFSGRMMDALAFSPDGEIIAASACWTEEITIWNGSSKVSEALGDIHEDTITGLSFAPNGTVVASAAKDGTIRFWEAQSGTHMKCLRGVDDPEFQKIRFSTDSQTMICRTYNGQCVIWNIPTWKVLKRLELGKDTSKLQNMALSHDGQLVATGCFDERKDTSHIELWNLTSTEPLLALTEEGDTKDNEISPLGSFIASTYYGSSSFQLRHTQTGNLIHSMDHGDRGPVIAFSPSESMIASAEHSIKLWDTSTGTCLGQRSIDGCVESMVFSEDGTYLRTNEGQFQVASILGANPDLCHDKMVGEGVYVHNNWIMEGGKKLIHLPVEYRFRTCSFGSRVAIASKSSSVMVIGLSADERKTV
- a CDS encoding adenosine 5'-phosphosulfate kinase (adenylyl-sulfate kinase); translated protein: MSTNITFHASALTRSERSELRNQRGLTIWLTGLSASGKSTIAVELEHQLLRDRGVHAYRLDGDNIRFGLNKDLGFSEKDRNENIRRIAEVAKLFADSASIAITSFISPYRADRDTARKLHEVPTPGEETGLPFVEVFIDVPIEVAEQRDPKGLYKLARAGKISEFTGISAPYEEPEKPEVHIHNHDLPVQDAVKQIVDYLDAQGYLPPKKE